cacaactattagaaaacctggaatctgagggtgcaaaaaactaaaaatatgaagaaaatcatctttaaagttgttcaaatgaagtttttagcaatgcatattgctaatcaaaatttaagttttaatatatttacggtaggaatttacgaaatatcttcatggaacatgatctttacttaatatcccaatgatttttggcataaaagaaaaatcgataattatattgctacaaataaaccccagagacttcagactgcgtTTGTGCTCTAGGGACACATATTGTAATTCTAatccattttatatatttttttatacttattaTCTTGAATATTTATATACTTAAAACTCTTTATTTTCACAGTTGGATGCCAAGAAGAGTCCCCTCGCCCTCCTCGCACAAACATGCTCCCAAATCGGGAAATCGGATCCGCCGTCCTCCTCCAAACTCTCCTCGGTCGCCTCGGACAAAGACTGCAAATCCAGTCCGCTGAAGATCAGCGATATCTGCGGCGAGGACAAATCCAGTTTCAAGCCATACGGCAAATCGTCCGAGAGGAAAGACACGGATAAATCGGGATTCCGTGTTCCGAGTGCCTCCTGTCGGCCGGTGACGCCCCGGAGCCCGGGCTCCTGCAGCTCCGTCTCTCCTCAACCCGGATCGGGGAGGAAGGAACGCGACGCGGCTAAAACGCCGGATGCGTCCGGAACGAGAACCGAGAGCGAGATGAGCAAACAGGATTCTTCCAAACCATCGGTGTCCGACAGCATCCCGGCGTCGTCAGTGTCATCCGCTCTGGGATCCGGACTCGTCGCGCCGGTGTCGCCTTACAGACCGGGTCACGCCGTATTCACACCGTACCCCGGAGCCCTCACGTATCCCGCTTACCCTCAACCCTTCCTATCCCACGGCGTGGCTCTGGATCCGAGCAAACCGGGCAGCGGTCAGCTCATCAATGCTCTCAGCAGCAAGGCGGGGTCCAGTCCCCTCGCCGGAGCGTCTCCTCCATCCATCATGTCCAGCGGTGTGTGTAGAGACCCGTTCTGTTTGAGCTACCACTGCGCTAGCCATCTATCACCTAGCGGCTCTCACGACAGCGCGGCCGTGGCCTTAAAACCCGGATACCCGCTTATGTACCCCAGCCACTCCCTGCACCCGTTATCCCCCTCTGCACCTTCATTCCCGGGACACCCGTTATATCCGTACGGCTACTTCCTTTCTAATGATTCCCAGACGCATATTTGCAACTGGGTTTCCGTGAACGGTCCGTGCGACAAGCGCTTCTCGTCCTCGGAGGAGCTTCTGAGCCATTTGCGGACTCACACTGCGTTTGCTGAGAAGCTGGTGATGGGATATCCGAACTCTTTAGCCATGGCTTGTCATGTGCCAGGAGCCCCGCTGGCGCTCAGGACCCCTCATCTCGCGCTCGGCTCACGGTATCATCCCTACTCTAAAAGCCCGTTAACATCGGGTGGTGCACCGGTTCCGGTTCCCGCCGCCGCCGGCACGTTTTACTCTCCATACGCTCTTTATGGACAGAGACTGACCACTGTGTCTGGACTCGGATATCAGTGAgaaactgatttatttttctttttttttaaatgtttttgttcggcTCAGGACTATCTGATTGGATCACTATTTATTAAAGTTAGCTTTAAAGCGAATTAATCAAAACAAGAGTCACATGGCTTAATTGAAACTGTAACAGACGTAATTCTCTCATAAGAAACAAGCCACACTGTGTAATGCCAAAATCATAGACAAaatttgcatgtttgttttttacatttacttgaattctattttaaagttttttgggGAGAAATGTTTTTACTGTGCAACTCAGGGAAAAACGACATTAATTAAAGAATAACTCGATTCTGTCTGATTGTTTTGGTGCATTAGTTCATTGTCTATTTGAGTTTGGAATGCATTTGTTGATTTAAACACTACAAATTGAGCCAAATGCAACATAAATTCCTAGTTTTTAATCTGCAACACATTATGTTAAGATTGCAATAAATATAACcttcaataataatgataataaattatatacatacatgcataaacacacacacacatatatatatgcatctgTCACAAACATAATTTTGCATTCGTGTACAGTTATTCTACATTTCAGCTATTTCACAAAATGTATATGATTTATGTAAGCAAGTTTTTCCTCTTAAAATACTGCATTTGGCGTTTATGAGCCGGGCTTTTTTGCATTACTTTTCACATGCGTTAAATACATCAGGTCCTGAAGGGAAACAGTTCTAAGatctaaaataaatatagtaggaagacattatatataaaaaggtgaaaatgtatataatgtgattttttggccttgttataaaaactaaaaatggattaaaaacagGAACATGCTAAGAAGGGATGCATCATCAGAGCTTCTCCAAAATGCAATGAAGCAAACCTAttagtaataattaataatagttacaaataaatatttatataaacactgagCTTATGCACATtcaattaaacacataaaacagcaTATTAATCTATTTTACAGTTTATAAACTACTACTAGTGTGATAAACATCAATGTTGGTAAAACATCCATCATTTTATTTCTCCAGAAGAGCATCAAACTGTCGCTCTAACTTCAATTTGTCTGCGAATATCAGAAGAAATGTCAAATTTATTTGGTGGATCATACAGTATTAGAAAGTCTTTATAATCAATAATTCATGGACAACCACGGGTGAGTGTCTCATGTcaataatatagaaaaaaaaaaaactgatgcaaATATCAAAATCATCGgaattataaaaaataagaaaaacataagGAAGTAGGAAGCATAATATTCTACTATTATGTAGTTTATGTAatgagtgcatatatatatatatatatatatatatatatatatatatatatatatatttaatttaatttaaattgacaGTATTTTAAGTAGAAACCTAcatcaaaagcattaaaaaaaacattaaagtgtcGCACTCTCTGACTGATATAGGtttcataaattaatatttgactgaatgttgattgttttgattacACTATTATAAAATCTTTTCACATTCGgtcttaaaattaaaatggaaagatATTCTGGAAGCAAGGAGTCACATAAATTCAGTTAAAGAGGTTTATTTTAGGACCTGTAAAATCAGCATAAAAGAGAAGATGCAGTTGTGGTTTTGTCTCTGCTCTTGAACCAAAGTAGACTGCCTTGTCTAGAATAAGACAGACATGTataagcaagaaaaaaaagtgtcctttctttgcaaaaaaaaaaaaaaaaggctaaatggAGCAAATGAGTTGCAGATATGGTGATTTTTTGGCCACaccacattttttgtttttgtgcatttttgcaaTTTTCTGGCTCAAACTTCTGCATCTCCGTGTTTACTGTGGTGTGCAAACTTAAAACAGTTCTTTAAATATTCATCTTGACCGGCTCTGAGTCGCAGTTCTGGACCTTGTGCATGTTTTAGTTAGAAACCAAACCCTGAGCTGGCGGTCCAACGCACGACCCGCTCGCTTTCAGTCTCCGGCTGATCCTCCTGAAGACCTGACCGCCGACTGACCGCACGCTCATATATTACAACAACAAACACTCTCATGCCTCAGCCTCCGAACAATCAGTCTTTCTGTATTCTGCCCAAACCTCCAAATCACTACatttgtgtcttgttttccaggAAAACATCTAAAAACCCGTTAAAGACGCATTTATTTAACTGCAattagacaagacaagacaagataATAATATCTTCTTTTAGGTTTGTTACTATTATTCCAAAACCTGATTTATGTTATCAATGCAAATATGAACAGgtcaaccaaaaaaataaaaataaatctaatttgtCAAAAATTTCCTCACCTGTAGGTCATcacagatcaggatgagtttgtttcttcatcaggtttgtagaaatgtagcactgcatcagtgtctcatcaatggatgctctgcagtgaatgggtgccgtcagaatgagagtctgataaaaacatcccaataatccacagcactccagtccatcagtgaacatctggagaagacacttgtggattattgtgatgtttttatcagctctcattctgacggcacccattcactgcagagcatccattgatgagacactgatgcatttttttccaaacctgatgaagaaacaaacttgatCTCGGATGGACTGAAGGTGGgcatgcattatcatttttggctgaactgctCCTTTATTTCAATCTTGTTTTAAAGACGTTTACTGGAAAACGAGACAAAGATACCATTAGGATGATCTGTGTTTGCTGTAAATCACCAAGCATACACAAACAGACACTCTGGCACATATTAAAAGAGTGAAATCCTGGCTAGCATTAATAACCTTGTCGTCAAAACACGAATAACGCAGATGATACACAGACGATCGCTCACTCTGAAGCCCTGTTTACAGAACCATTACAGCTGCGCTTCTGTGTCCCACAAAACACACTGCATTGCTATCCCATTCCCGACCGGGTTTGTCAGGTTTAAATAAAATCCCAAATTTGAGGGTACTAATTTGAAGTGTAATCCATGTCTGTTTAATGCTGTAGGAATAGTGATGTGTGACTCCTCGTGATGAGATGTGGAAAGCTGTGTTAAAGCATTAAGCTCAGGTGATTAATGACGGGATGCTTTCTCCCAGTCTGCAGAGagtgaaactagccacagattTGGAtacagatacacaaacacacacacacttgaacacGTGCACACATGGAAACACTTACAGTGAACACATGTGCAGTGAGTAAGATAGATGaagtctccacacacacacacacacacacacaccgtaattTCGAGAGTATTTTAATGCTGGGATGTTCGTGCTTCGGGTTGAAAACTCCCGTCCAAGTTCTCCCCGCTGAGGTGTTTCAAAGCCTTTCCCAGGGCTGTTTTCGACAGTCCCTCCAAAGACACCACAGCAATATTTAACTCAGATTGATGCGCTGTCGCTCTAAAcgcttgcatgtgtgtgtttgcagaaacCTTCGAGACATTCCTCTCGGGCTAAACACTTTCACAATTTCATCACTCCATCTCAGACTCAAATCAGCATCACTCCTTGTTACATTTAAGCATCTTAtactcaccgaggctgcatttatttgatcagaaatatagtaaaaatagtgaaatattattatgatttcaaaTAGCaggtttctatgtgaatatcagttaaattat
Above is a window of Carassius gibelio isolate Cgi1373 ecotype wild population from Czech Republic chromosome B12, carGib1.2-hapl.c, whole genome shotgun sequence DNA encoding:
- the LOC127968815 gene encoding zinc finger protein 503-like: MLSARTGHILHPDYLQPLPSAPVSPIELDAKKSPLALLAQTCSQIGKSDPPSSSKLSSVASDKDCKSSPLKISDICGEDKSSFKPYGKSSERKDTDKSGFRVPSASCRPVTPRSPGSCSSVSPQPGSGRKERDAAKTPDASGTRTESEMSKQDSSKPSVSDSIPASSVSSALGSGLVAPVSPYRPGHAVFTPYPGALTYPAYPQPFLSHGVALDPSKPGSGQLINALSSKAGSSPLAGASPPSIMSSGVCRDPFCLSYHCASHLSPSGSHDSAAVALKPGYPLMYPSHSLHPLSPSAPSFPGHPLYPYGYFLSNDSQTHICNWVSVNGPCDKRFSSSEELLSHLRTHTAFAEKLVMGYPNSLAMACHVPGAPLALRTPHLALGSRYHPYSKSPLTSGGAPVPVPAAAGTFYSPYALYGQRLTTVSGLGYQ